DNA sequence from the Oscillatoria sp. FACHB-1406 genome:
GATATGCGCGTGGGAAAATTCCTCGTCGTACAAGGGACGCGATCGCGCTTTTTCTGCCTTCTCACCGATGTTACCCTCGGTACTGCCAGCAATCGCATCCTCACCAATCCGCCCGATCCCGGTGACGACTTCCTGCGCGAAGTTCTCGCCGGAAACGGCACTTTCGGCACGATTAACATCGCACCCATGCTGATGTTTACCCCCATTTCCCCCGAACAAAAAGAATGGCAACTCGAAAACGGGAACGGAAACGGAAGCGCTAAATCCAACGCCGCCTCCTTTGAAGCGCAAAGTAGCGCCGATCTCGAACTCCTCCCCGTCAAAACCATTCCCAGCCACTTCAGCCAAGTTTACGATGCCAGCGAAGCCGACTTTCGCGCCGTCTTCGGCTGGGAAGACGATCCGACGCGCCGGAATTTCGCGATCGGTCAACCCCTTGACATGGACGTTCCCGTGTGCTTAAACCTCGATCGCTTCATCGAACGCAGCAACGGCATCTTCGGCAAATCTGGCACCGGCAAATCCTTTCTCACCCGCCTCCTCATCTCCGGAATCATCCGCAAAAACGCCGCCGTCAACCTCATGTTCGATATGCACTCCGAATACGGTTGGGAAGCGATGCGAGAAGGCAAAGAAGTCAGCACCGTCAAAGGATTGCGCCAACTCTTCCCCGGACAAGTCGAAATTTATACCCTCGATCCCGAATCCACCAAACGGCGCGGCGTGCGCGATGCCCAAGAACTCTACTTAAGCTACGATCAAATCGAAATCGAAGACTTACGCCTCGTCGGACAAGAACTCAACCTCTCCGAAGCTAGCATCGACAACGCCAACATCCTCGCTTCAGAATACGGCAAATCCTGGATCGTGCAACTGCTCAACATGAGCAACGAAGAAATCAAAATGTTTTGCGAAGAAAAACAAGGGCATACCGGCGCAATTATGGCACTGCAACGCAAACTAATGCGCCTCGATAACCTTAAATATTTGCGAACCGTTTCTCGCCACAACTATATCGACCAAATTTTGCAAACGCTGGATGCAGGCAAGCACGTTGTTATTGAATTTGGATCGCAATCGAATATGCTTTCTTATATGCTCGCCACCAACATGATTGCGCGACGAATTCACGCCAGCTACGTCAAAAAAGCCGATGAATTCCTGAGAACGAAGAACGCCCAAGATCGCCCGCAACCGCTCGTAATTACCATCGAAGAAGCGCA
Encoded proteins:
- a CDS encoding ATP-binding protein, which codes for MNIPLGSVIQGSLSQGLEVRLHADVSVEDMRVGKFLVVQGTRSRFFCLLTDVTLGTASNRILTNPPDPGDDFLREVLAGNGTFGTINIAPMLMFTPISPEQKEWQLENGNGNGSAKSNAASFEAQSSADLELLPVKTIPSHFSQVYDASEADFRAVFGWEDDPTRRNFAIGQPLDMDVPVCLNLDRFIERSNGIFGKSGTGKSFLTRLLISGIIRKNAAVNLMFDMHSEYGWEAMREGKEVSTVKGLRQLFPGQVEIYTLDPESTKRRGVRDAQELYLSYDQIEIEDLRLVGQELNLSEASIDNANILASEYGKSWIVQLLNMSNEEIKMFCEEKQGHTGAIMALQRKLMRLDNLKYLRTVSRHNYIDQILQTLDAGKHVVIEFGSQSNMLSYMLATNMIARRIHASYVKKADEFLRTKNAQDRPQPLVITIEEAHRFLDSSIVHQTIFGTIAREMRKYFVTLLIVDQRPSGIDNEVMSQVGTRVTCLLNDEKDIDAIFTGVSGGQNLRAVLAKLDSKQQALILGHAVPMPVVVRTRAYDSNFYRELGVTAWEELSDEEVFAAATSAKADLGF